One window from the genome of [Clostridium] celerecrescens 18A encodes:
- a CDS encoding DUF6637 family protein, translating into MYIQERGRSLRNASMIVDVLHIVVGILIVTLAVISFLNPEDHMFLFPAIFFLAGMLNLVNGIYKIRLSGREKKKKAAGIAVLMFGFLLIALTVISAVSIWWR; encoded by the coding sequence ATGTATATACAAGAACGAGGAAGAAGCCTAAGAAACGCTTCCATGATTGTGGATGTCCTCCATATTGTAGTAGGAATCCTGATTGTAACATTGGCTGTTATATCATTTTTAAATCCGGAAGATCATATGTTTCTTTTCCCGGCAATATTTTTTCTGGCCGGCATGCTAAACCTGGTCAATGGGATTTATAAAATAAGACTTAGTGGCAGAGAGAAAAAGAAGAAGGCGGCCGGCATTGCTGTCCTCATGTTCGGATTTCTTCTTATCGCCCTTACGGTAATCAGTGCGGTCAGTATCTGGTGGAGGTGA
- a CDS encoding NAD(+) synthase has product MKHGYIRVAAATPDVKVADPEFNRERICEQIKEGIKREAKLMVFPELCLTAYTCGDLFGQDALLRKARKELKEILKATEGYDLLCFIGMPWEWGGKLYNTAVAIQNGRILGIVPKTNLPNYSEFYELRYFQPGNDIPVMVKWEDELIPMGANILFACEDIPQLIVAAEVCEDAWVPNPPSIRHATAGATVIVNCSASDETTGKDIYRRSLITGHSASLVCGFIYANAGEGESTQDLVFGGQNLIAENGSLLAESKRFGNETIYGDMDLERLIHERRRMTTFPKADHTNYTVVSFKMKKKELDLKRSIDPRPFVPDNEKERNRRCEEILSIQAMGLKKRLAHTGCKHAVIGISGGLDSTLALLVTVRAFDMLEITRNQIHAVTMPCFGTTDRTYQNACTLTKTLGAELIEVNIREAVSLHFRDIGHREDVHDVTYENSQARERTQVLMDMANKLNGMVIGTGDMSELALGWATYNGDHMSMYGVNSSVPKTLVRHLVHYYADTCGEESLSGVLLDVLDTPVSPELLPPQDGEIAQKTEDLVGPYELHDFFLYQILRFGCRPEKVYRMAVYAFTGNYEKEVILKWLKVFYRRFFSQQFKRSCMPDGPKVGSVAVSPRGDLRMPSDAVSRLWLEELENL; this is encoded by the coding sequence ATGAAACATGGATATATCCGGGTTGCCGCGGCAACCCCTGATGTAAAGGTAGCAGACCCGGAATTTAACAGGGAGCGGATTTGTGAGCAGATAAAAGAGGGAATTAAACGTGAGGCAAAACTCATGGTGTTTCCGGAGCTTTGCCTCACGGCCTATACCTGCGGCGATTTATTTGGGCAGGATGCCCTGTTAAGAAAGGCCCGAAAGGAGCTTAAAGAGATTTTAAAGGCTACGGAAGGCTACGATCTTCTATGCTTTATAGGCATGCCCTGGGAATGGGGAGGAAAGTTATATAATACGGCCGTTGCCATACAAAACGGCAGGATTCTAGGGATCGTACCAAAGACGAATCTACCCAATTATTCAGAGTTTTATGAACTGCGTTATTTCCAGCCGGGAAACGATATACCTGTGATGGTAAAATGGGAAGATGAACTGATTCCCATGGGTGCCAATATTCTTTTTGCATGTGAGGACATTCCCCAGCTTATCGTGGCTGCGGAGGTCTGCGAGGATGCATGGGTTCCAAATCCTCCATCCATCCGCCATGCTACCGCCGGAGCAACGGTGATCGTAAACTGTTCTGCCAGCGATGAGACAACAGGTAAGGATATTTACCGGAGAAGCCTTATCACGGGACATTCTGCCAGTCTGGTATGTGGTTTCATCTATGCCAACGCAGGAGAGGGTGAATCCACTCAGGATCTTGTATTCGGCGGCCAGAACCTCATAGCAGAAAATGGCTCTCTGCTTGCAGAATCCAAACGTTTTGGAAATGAAACCATATACGGGGATATGGACTTGGAGAGGCTGATTCATGAAAGACGGCGGATGACAACCTTTCCCAAAGCCGACCATACGAATTATACGGTGGTTTCTTTTAAAATGAAGAAAAAGGAACTGGACTTAAAGAGATCCATTGATCCAAGGCCCTTTGTCCCGGACAATGAGAAGGAGAGGAACAGAAGATGTGAGGAAATTCTTTCCATACAGGCTATGGGCTTAAAAAAGAGGCTTGCCCATACTGGCTGTAAGCATGCGGTGATAGGAATATCCGGAGGCTTAGATTCCACCCTTGCCCTTCTTGTGACAGTCCGGGCCTTTGATATGCTGGAAATCACCAGAAATCAGATCCATGCGGTGACCATGCCCTGTTTCGGAACAACGGACCGTACCTATCAGAATGCATGCACCCTGACCAAAACCCTTGGAGCTGAGCTTATAGAGGTGAATATCAGGGAAGCCGTAAGCCTTCATTTCCGGGATATTGGACACAGGGAGGATGTTCACGATGTAACCTATGAAAACTCCCAGGCCAGGGAGAGGACCCAGGTGTTAATGGATATGGCAAACAAGCTGAATGGAATGGTCATAGGAACGGGTGATATGTCTGAGTTAGCTCTAGGCTGGGCAACCTATAACGGCGACCATATGTCCATGTACGGAGTGAATTCATCGGTGCCGAAGACCCTGGTGCGCCATCTGGTACACTACTATGCGGATACCTGCGGGGAAGAGTCTTTAAGCGGTGTGCTTCTTGATGTTTTGGACACGCCTGTTAGCCCGGAACTTCTTCCGCCTCAGGATGGAGAGATTGCCCAGAAGACAGAGGACCTGGTAGGCCCTTATGAGCTTCACGATTTCTTCCTGTACCAGATCTTAAGGTTTGGCTGCCGGCCGGAGAAGGTATACCGCATGGCGGTCTACGCCTTTACAGGTAATTATGAGAAGGAAGTCATTTTAAAATGGTTAAAGGTATTTTACCGCAGATTTTTCAGCCAGCAGTTTAAGCGTTCCTGCATGCCTGACGGACCCAAGGTAGGTTCTGTGGCAGTATCCCCAAGGGGAGATTTACGCATGCCAAGTGATGCCGTAAGCCGCCTGTGGCTGGAAGAACTGGAAAATTTATAA
- a CDS encoding biotin--[acetyl-CoA-carboxylase] ligase: protein MKAEILKLLKESDGYLSGQELCGRFGVSRTAIWKAIRQLEEEGYQIEAVRNKGYHFIGSCDIMTKTEIESCMKGRFGREVEYHKVIDSTNIRARRLAEEGASCGTLVVSDSQSAGRGRRGRAWVSPSGKNIFMSLILRPDILPASASMITLVAALAVYDGIRNVTGLDAGIKWPNDIVANGKKLCGILTEMSAELEGIHYIVVGIGINVNMEGFPEEVSQMATSLLLETGEKVRRSRLVAAIMEAFEQYYEEFISQGDLSGLISVYNKHMVNTGKEVRILDRSGEYTGLALGINEKGELLVEVQPGEVKHVISGEVSVRGIYGYV, encoded by the coding sequence ATGAAAGCTGAGATTCTTAAGCTGCTTAAGGAAAGTGACGGTTACTTATCCGGGCAGGAGCTGTGCGGCCGCTTTGGGGTTTCCAGGACGGCTATTTGGAAAGCCATCCGCCAGCTTGAAGAAGAGGGATATCAAATTGAGGCGGTTCGAAATAAAGGGTATCATTTCATCGGTTCTTGTGATATAATGACGAAAACAGAGATAGAAAGCTGTATGAAAGGGAGATTTGGCCGGGAGGTGGAATACCACAAGGTCATAGATTCCACCAACATAAGGGCCAGGCGTCTGGCAGAGGAAGGGGCTTCCTGCGGAACCCTTGTTGTGTCTGACAGCCAGAGTGCAGGGCGGGGCAGAAGAGGGCGCGCCTGGGTGTCCCCGTCCGGGAAGAACATATTTATGAGCCTGATCTTAAGGCCGGACATTCTTCCAGCTTCCGCTTCCATGATTACACTGGTAGCCGCCCTGGCGGTCTATGACGGGATAAGGAACGTTACGGGCCTTGATGCCGGCATTAAGTGGCCGAATGATATTGTGGCAAATGGGAAAAAGCTATGCGGCATTTTGACAGAAATGAGCGCCGAACTGGAAGGAATCCATTATATCGTAGTGGGGATCGGAATCAACGTCAATATGGAGGGATTTCCGGAAGAAGTAAGTCAGATGGCCACCTCCCTGCTTCTGGAAACAGGAGAAAAGGTGAGAAGAAGCAGGTTGGTTGCCGCCATTATGGAGGCATTTGAACAATATTATGAAGAATTTATCAGCCAGGGTGATTTATCCGGGCTGATAAGTGTCTATAATAAGCATATGGTCAATACGGGAAAGGAAGTAAGAATTCTGGACAGATCAGGTGAATATACCGGCTTGGCCCTGGGAATTAATGAAAAGGGAGAGCTTCTTGTGGAAGTACAGCCGGGAGAGGTAAAACATGTAATCTCCGGAGAGGTATCTGTCCGGGGAATCTATGGATATGTGTAA
- a CDS encoding patatin-like phospholipase family protein produces the protein MELKLDLSRAYGLVLEGGGAKGAYQIGAWKALREEGVKIRGVAGVSVGSLNGALICMDDLERAEEIWKNIEYSHVMSVNDETIKALKEKDFKSLNLQELISSGLQIVKDGGFDITPLKNLIEEVVGDEEKLRNSDRELYTVTYSVSDRKEIAEDIIKSDAGSIKDMLLASAYFLAFKNEKLGGKRYMDGGGVNNVPINVLIDHGYEDIIVIRIYGLGFDKERVTEIPEGIRVYHIAPRQDLGGILEFDKKQTRKNMTLGYFDAKRFLYGLCGRIYYIDAPNTEPYYFDKMMSEVELFKIYMQDTLNEEGMAALTGYRAFTETLFPRLAVEFKLKEDWDYKDMYLGLLEDLAKRLKVKRFQIYTVDQLMEEIRKKLRSLDKVKPQQQGI, from the coding sequence ATGGAACTGAAACTGGATTTAAGCAGAGCGTATGGACTGGTGCTTGAAGGCGGAGGAGCCAAGGGAGCTTACCAGATCGGTGCCTGGAAGGCTCTGAGGGAAGAAGGAGTAAAGATAAGGGGAGTTGCAGGTGTTTCCGTTGGCTCCTTAAACGGTGCTCTTATTTGCATGGATGATCTGGAACGGGCGGAAGAGATATGGAAGAACATTGAGTACTCTCATGTTATGTCGGTAAACGATGAGACCATAAAGGCGTTAAAGGAAAAGGATTTCAAGTCCTTAAATCTACAGGAGCTGATAAGCAGCGGACTGCAGATCGTAAAGGATGGCGGATTTGATATCACACCTCTGAAAAATCTCATTGAGGAAGTGGTGGGAGATGAGGAAAAGCTCAGAAATTCTGACAGGGAACTTTATACCGTAACGTATTCGGTTTCAGACAGGAAGGAAATAGCCGAGGATATTATAAAAAGCGATGCAGGATCCATCAAGGATATGCTGCTGGCCAGCGCTTACTTCCTGGCTTTTAAAAATGAAAAGCTGGGCGGAAAACGGTATATGGATGGCGGAGGAGTCAACAATGTCCCCATTAATGTTCTTATTGATCATGGGTATGAGGACATCATTGTGATCCGCATCTATGGTCTGGGGTTTGACAAAGAAAGGGTGACTGAGATACCGGAGGGGATCCGTGTGTATCACATTGCTCCCAGACAGGACCTTGGGGGAATCCTGGAGTTTGATAAAAAGCAGACGAGAAAAAATATGACTTTGGGATATTTTGATGCAAAAAGGTTCTTATATGGACTTTGCGGGCGTATTTATTATATTGATGCACCAAATACGGAACCCTACTATTTTGATAAGATGATGTCGGAAGTGGAACTTTTTAAAATATATATGCAGGATACACTTAATGAGGAAGGAATGGCTGCTCTGACGGGGTACCGTGCCTTTACGGAAACGTTATTCCCCAGGCTGGCTGTGGAATTTAAGCTGAAGGAGGACTGGGATTACAAGGATATGTACTTAGGCCTGTTGGAAGATCTGGCAAAACGTTTGAAGGTCAAACGATTTCAGATTTATACGGTAGATCAGCTGATGGAGGAGATCAGAAAGAAACTCCGGTCCCTTGACAAGGTGAAACCGCAGCAGCAGGGGATATAG
- a CDS encoding TrmH family RNA methyltransferase, with protein sequence MITSSANARVKQVMNLSKKAKVRNLNGLFVAEGLRMFKEIPVDRIDSVFVSEGFLKAEDHKRLLSEVKYEVVSEDVFKVMSDTQTPQGILAIVRQHAFKEEDLLAAPGPLFLMILENIQDPGNLGTILRAGEGAGITGVLMSDTTADVYNPKVIRSTMGSVFRVPFVYTKDLTASLKALKAGGVRLYAAHLNGRNNYEKEDYTVDTGFLVGNEANGLTDETAALADAYVKIPMKGKVESLNAAVAASVLMFEAARQRRM encoded by the coding sequence ATGATAACCAGCAGTGCCAATGCAAGGGTGAAACAGGTGATGAACCTGTCAAAGAAGGCCAAAGTCAGAAATTTAAACGGCCTCTTTGTAGCGGAAGGCCTTCGCATGTTTAAGGAAATTCCGGTGGACAGGATCGACAGCGTATTTGTATCGGAAGGTTTTTTAAAGGCTGAAGACCATAAAAGGCTTTTGTCAGAAGTGAAGTACGAGGTTGTTTCGGAGGATGTGTTTAAGGTCATGTCAGATACCCAGACACCTCAGGGGATTTTAGCCATTGTCAGGCAGCATGCCTTTAAGGAAGAGGACTTGCTGGCTGCACCTGGCCCTTTGTTTCTGATGATTTTGGAAAACATTCAGGACCCGGGGAATCTTGGAACGATTCTCAGGGCCGGGGAAGGAGCTGGAATCACCGGTGTGCTCATGAGCGATACTACGGCGGACGTTTATAATCCAAAGGTAATCCGTTCCACCATGGGATCAGTTTTCCGCGTTCCATTTGTTTATACGAAAGACCTTACGGCCTCTTTAAAGGCCCTAAAAGCCGGCGGGGTCAGATTGTATGCGGCACATTTAAATGGCAGGAATAATTATGAAAAAGAGGATTATACTGTTGATACAGGCTTTTTAGTGGGAAATGAAGCAAACGGCCTGACAGATGAAACGGCAGCGCTGGCGGATGCTTATGTAAAGATCCCCATGAAAGGGAAGGTAGAATCCTTAAACGCGGCGGTTGCGGCCTCTGTATTGATGTTTGAGGCTGCCAGACAGCGGCGGATGTAA
- the mutY gene encoding A/G-specific adenine glycosylase, translating into MKNHSLYDQLQVLEPQEKELGTRERLKAMERPLLSWYLENARALPWRDKPEPYRVWISEIMLQQTRVEAVKPYFERFMEALPGINDLAAVPEDRLLKLWEGLGYYSRAKNLKKTAELLVEQYGGELPASYEELKKLPGIGSYTAGAIASIAYGIPVPAVDGNVLRVVSRVTGSREDILKQAVKSRMQEELKAVMPEQEASSYNQGLIEIGAIVCVPNGSPLCSQCPLASICIARIKGLTGEIPVKTPKKARRAEDKTVMLLWLEGRVAIRKRDDTGLLASLYEFPNVEGHLEEEALLARLGIEEAKITPLPAAKHVFSHVEWHMIGFRIELGERPNGDFLWVTAEDLEKTYSLPGAFKTYTKLIR; encoded by the coding sequence ATGAAGAACCATTCGCTTTATGATCAATTACAGGTTTTAGAACCCCAGGAAAAAGAATTGGGCACCAGGGAGCGTTTAAAAGCCATGGAACGCCCGCTTTTGTCCTGGTACCTGGAGAATGCCAGGGCCCTTCCTTGGAGGGACAAGCCGGAACCATACCGGGTATGGATATCGGAAATCATGCTGCAACAGACCAGAGTAGAAGCTGTAAAACCTTATTTTGAGCGTTTTATGGAGGCCTTACCAGGAATCAATGATCTGGCGGCAGTGCCGGAGGACCGGCTGCTGAAACTCTGGGAAGGGCTTGGCTATTACAGCAGGGCTAAAAATCTAAAGAAAACAGCGGAGCTTCTTGTAGAGCAGTATGGCGGAGAGCTTCCGGCATCCTACGAGGAGCTTAAAAAGCTTCCGGGGATCGGGTCTTATACCGCAGGTGCAATTGCGTCCATCGCTTATGGCATCCCGGTCCCGGCGGTTGACGGCAATGTCTTACGGGTGGTTTCCAGAGTAACAGGCAGCAGAGAAGACATATTAAAGCAGGCAGTCAAAAGCCGTATGCAAGAGGAATTAAAGGCGGTAATGCCAGAACAGGAAGCCAGTTCTTATAATCAGGGCCTCATTGAAATCGGAGCGATTGTCTGCGTGCCAAACGGTTCGCCCCTGTGCAGCCAATGTCCTCTGGCCTCCATCTGCATTGCCAGGATCAAGGGCCTTACCGGTGAGATACCGGTGAAAACGCCTAAAAAGGCCCGCAGGGCGGAGGATAAGACAGTCATGCTCCTTTGGCTGGAAGGACGGGTTGCCATCCGTAAACGGGATGATACAGGGCTTCTGGCTTCTCTTTATGAGTTCCCCAATGTTGAGGGACACTTAGAAGAGGAAGCGCTGCTTGCCAGGCTGGGAATAGAGGAGGCCAAAATAACGCCTCTTCCTGCAGCAAAGCATGTGTTCAGCCATGTGGAATGGCATATGATAGGATTTCGGATTGAACTTGGAGAACGGCCCAATGGAGATTTTTTATGGGTTACTGCGGAAGATTTAGAAAAAACATATTCCCTGCCAGGTGCATTTAAGACGTATACAAAATTGATCAGGTGA
- a CDS encoding NfeD family protein, with product MAAVYWLIVFVVLLGTEAVTMALTTVWFAGGALVAFVLALFGVNTQVQLAVFVIVSFVLLFFTRPFALKYVNRNTVKTNWESLIGKKARVTVEINNAESKGAAILNGQEWTARALEDDKVYPVDAMVEVKEIRGVKLIVSMEQEEL from the coding sequence ATGGCAGCAGTCTATTGGCTTATTGTATTTGTAGTGCTTCTTGGAACTGAAGCGGTAACCATGGCCTTAACGACCGTTTGGTTTGCGGGAGGAGCATTGGTTGCATTTGTGCTGGCGCTGTTTGGGGTAAATACCCAGGTGCAGCTGGCGGTATTTGTAATTGTATCATTTGTTCTTCTTTTCTTTACCAGGCCTTTTGCTTTAAAGTATGTAAACCGGAACACGGTAAAGACCAATTGGGAAAGTCTCATTGGAAAAAAAGCCAGGGTTACGGTTGAGATTAACAATGCGGAGAGCAAAGGTGCAGCGATCCTAAACGGCCAGGAGTGGACGGCCAGGGCGTTGGAGGACGACAAAGTATATCCCGTTGATGCTATGGTGGAAGTAAAGGAAATAAGAGGCGTAAAATTAATTGTGAGTATGGAACAGGAGGAATTATAA
- the argF gene encoding ornithine carbamoyltransferase → MNLKGRNFITLKDYSPEEIGYLLDLAADLKAKKKQGITGNSLKGKNIALIFEKPSTRTRCSFVVAAVDEGAHPEYLGKDDIQLGHKESVEDTARVLGRVFDGIEFRGFKHKTVEDLAEYAGVPVWNGLTDDYHPTQILADLLTMKEHFGYLKGLRFVYAGDGRNNMANSLMIGMSKMGVHFTILAPKSLWPKGELVELCQDYAAESGSTITLTEDTDEVKDADTIYTDVWCSMGEEDKAAQRIALLKPYQVNKDLMEKTGKDTTIFMHCLPAVKGNEVTEEVFESGASVVFDEAENRMHTIKAVMVATLGE, encoded by the coding sequence ATGAATTTAAAAGGAAGAAATTTTATCACATTAAAAGATTATTCACCGGAAGAAATTGGGTACCTGCTGGACTTAGCAGCTGATTTAAAAGCCAAGAAAAAACAGGGGATTACGGGTAACTCCCTGAAGGGTAAAAACATCGCTCTTATTTTTGAAAAGCCGTCAACCCGCACCAGATGTTCTTTTGTGGTCGCTGCGGTTGATGAAGGAGCACATCCGGAATATTTAGGAAAAGATGATATTCAGCTTGGACATAAGGAAAGTGTGGAAGATACGGCAAGAGTTTTGGGAAGAGTATTTGACGGAATCGAATTCCGTGGATTTAAACATAAGACCGTGGAAGATCTGGCTGAATATGCAGGCGTTCCGGTGTGGAACGGGCTGACTGATGATTATCATCCAACACAGATTCTGGCAGATCTTCTCACGATGAAAGAACATTTCGGATATTTAAAGGGACTCCGTTTCGTATACGCAGGGGATGGACGCAATAATATGGCTAACAGCCTGATGATCGGCATGAGCAAGATGGGCGTTCATTTTACCATTCTGGCTCCTAAGAGCCTCTGGCCTAAGGGGGAGCTGGTGGAATTATGCCAGGATTATGCCGCGGAAAGCGGAAGTACCATCACTCTGACAGAGGATACGGATGAAGTTAAGGATGCAGATACCATTTATACTGACGTATGGTGCTCCATGGGTGAAGAGGACAAGGCTGCCCAGCGTATTGCACTTTTAAAGCCATATCAGGTGAATAAGGATCTGATGGAAAAAACAGGGAAAGACACTACCATATTTATGCACTGCCTGCCGGCTGTCAAAGGAAATGAAGTAACAGAGGAGGTCTTTGAATCCGGCGCATCTGTGGTATTTGATGAAGCAGAAAACAGAATGCACACCATTAAGGCGGTAATGGTGGCAACGTTAGGAGAGTAG
- the rpoD gene encoding RNA polymerase sigma factor RpoD, whose translation MEKDNFLDKLGKLVELAKTKHNALDVTEINNFFMGEELTTEQMDQIYTYLENRGVDVIPVIDDSVLTEDVLMSDDLLLDDDLDDGFIKEMDEEDIDLDAIDLLEGIGTEDPVRMYLKEIGTVPLLNAEEELRLAKRKADGDDDAKERLIEANLRLVVSIAKRYTGRGMSFLDLVQEGNLGLIKGVEKFDYTKGYKLSTYATWWIRQSVTRALADQARTIRVPVHMVETINKMSKMQRKLTLELGYEPSVSELAEALDMSEDKVMEIMQIAREPASLETPIGEEDDSNLGDFVADNNVVTPEGNVESVMLREHIDALLGDLKERERQVIVLRFGLEDGHPRTLEEVGKEFNVTRERIRQIEAKALRKLRNPVRSKRIRDFL comes from the coding sequence GTGGAAAAGGATAATTTTTTAGATAAGCTTGGAAAACTGGTCGAACTTGCAAAAACGAAGCATAATGCGTTGGACGTAACGGAGATTAATAACTTCTTTATGGGGGAAGAACTGACAACAGAGCAGATGGATCAGATTTATACGTACCTGGAGAATCGCGGCGTAGACGTGATTCCGGTCATTGACGACTCCGTTTTAACTGAAGATGTGCTCATGTCAGACGACCTGCTTTTGGATGATGATCTTGATGACGGCTTTATTAAGGAAATGGATGAAGAAGATATTGATCTTGACGCCATTGACTTGCTGGAGGGCATCGGAACGGAAGACCCTGTCCGCATGTACCTGAAGGAAATTGGCACGGTACCACTTTTGAATGCAGAGGAAGAACTGCGCCTTGCTAAGAGAAAAGCGGATGGTGATGATGATGCCAAAGAACGCTTGATCGAAGCAAACCTTCGCCTTGTAGTCAGCATAGCAAAGCGTTATACAGGCCGTGGAATGAGTTTCCTTGATTTGGTTCAGGAAGGAAATTTAGGCCTTATTAAAGGCGTGGAAAAATTTGATTATACCAAAGGTTATAAATTAAGTACATATGCTACCTGGTGGATACGCCAGTCTGTAACCAGAGCCCTTGCAGACCAGGCCAGAACAATCCGTGTGCCTGTGCATATGGTAGAAACGATTAATAAGATGTCCAAGATGCAGAGAAAGCTGACTCTTGAGCTTGGATATGAGCCGTCTGTTTCAGAACTGGCGGAAGCTCTTGACATGTCAGAGGATAAGGTTATGGAGATCATGCAGATCGCCAGAGAACCTGCATCCCTTGAAACTCCCATTGGTGAAGAAGATGATTCCAACCTGGGAGATTTCGTGGCTGATAATAATGTTGTGACTCCGGAAGGTAATGTAGAATCCGTTATGCTGAGAGAGCACATTGATGCTCTTCTTGGAGATTTAAAGGAGAGAGAACGCCAGGTGATCGTACTCAGATTTGGATTAGAGGATGGCCATCCCCGTACTTTGGAAGAAGTAGGAAAAGAGTTTAATGTTACCAGGGAGCGTATCAGGCAGATAGAAGCGAAGGCTCTTAGAAAGCTTAGAAATCCTGTCCGCAGTAAAAGGATCAGGGATTTCCTATAG
- a CDS encoding SPFH domain-containing protein — protein MGPVGFTAVIIILIVILALLSSCIRIVPQAQALVVERLGAFLETWSVGVHIKMPILDRVAKRVNLKEQVADFPPQPVITKDNVTMRIDTVVFFQITDPKLYAYGVENPIMAIENLTATTLRNIIGDLELDQTLTSRETINAKMRETLDIATDPWGIKVNRVELKNIMPPAAIQDAMEKQMKAERERREAILRAEGEKKSTVLVAEGKKESAILDAEAEKQAAILRAEAEKEKRIRESEGQAEAILKIQQANADGIRMIKAAGADQAVLVLKSLEAFKTIADGKATKIIIPSEIQGLAGLVSSITEIPKNPVE, from the coding sequence ATGGGACCAGTTGGATTTACAGCAGTTATTATTATATTGATTGTTATTCTTGCGTTATTGTCATCCTGTATCAGGATCGTTCCCCAGGCGCAGGCCCTGGTTGTAGAGCGTTTGGGCGCTTTCCTGGAAACATGGTCCGTAGGCGTTCATATTAAGATGCCTATTCTTGACCGGGTGGCCAAAAGAGTAAATTTAAAAGAGCAGGTGGCAGATTTCCCGCCTCAGCCGGTTATCACCAAGGATAACGTTACCATGAGAATTGATACGGTAGTATTTTTCCAGATCACAGACCCGAAGCTTTATGCATACGGCGTTGAGAATCCCATCATGGCCATTGAAAATCTGACGGCTACGACCCTTCGTAATATCATTGGTGACCTGGAACTGGATCAGACGTTAACCTCAAGAGAGACGATCAATGCAAAGATGAGAGAAACCCTTGATATTGCCACAGACCCATGGGGAATTAAGGTAAACCGTGTGGAACTTAAAAATATCATGCCTCCGGCAGCGATTCAGGATGCCATGGAGAAACAGATGAAGGCAGAGCGGGAACGCCGTGAAGCCATCTTAAGGGCGGAAGGAGAGAAGAAATCCACCGTTCTTGTAGCGGAAGGAAAGAAAGAATCCGCTATTCTTGATGCGGAAGCTGAAAAGCAGGCTGCGATCCTTCGTGCAGAAGCAGAGAAGGAGAAGAGAATCCGTGAGTCAGAAGGCCAGGCGGAGGCAATCCTTAAGATCCAGCAGGCAAATGCTGATGGAATCCGTATGATCAAGGCTGCCGGTGCGGATCAGGCAGTTTTAGTCCTTAAGAGCCTGGAGGCATTTAAGACGATTGCGGACGGTAAGGCGACCAAGATCATTATCCCTTCTGAGATTCAGGGCCTGGCTGGGCTGGTTTCTTCCATTACGGAGATTCCAAAGAATCCGGTGGAATAG
- a CDS encoding diacylglycerol/lipid kinase family protein, protein MKKILFIFNPRSGKAQIRNKLMDILDIFTKAGYELLVHVTQRTGDAMEAAAAYGDSVDLVVCSGGDGTLNETISGLMKLDNIPDLGYIPAGSTNDFASSLKISKSMVKAAEAAVFGEPFPIDIGCFCGDRHFVYIAAFGAFTEVSYLTPQDKKNVLGHQAYMLEGMKSLASIQSYELRIECEELTLEGEFIFGMITNTMSVGGFKGLVTQDVALDDGEFEVLLIRTPKTPLDLTNIINYMFLKEEPNEYVHKFRTRSLRILSKEPIDWVLDGEFGGTRREVNIINLKKRIRIMRKTPKKL, encoded by the coding sequence ATGAAAAAGATTCTATTTATATTTAATCCGCGTTCCGGGAAGGCTCAGATCAGGAATAAGCTGATGGATATCCTGGATATTTTTACAAAAGCCGGTTATGAATTGTTGGTTCATGTGACACAGCGGACAGGTGATGCAATGGAGGCTGCTGCAGCATACGGGGATAGTGTTGATCTGGTTGTGTGCAGCGGCGGAGACGGGACTTTAAATGAAACCATAAGCGGTCTCATGAAATTGGATAATATTCCAGACCTGGGATATATCCCTGCCGGTTCCACCAATGATTTTGCTTCCAGCTTAAAGATTTCCAAAAGCATGGTAAAAGCGGCAGAAGCGGCGGTTTTTGGCGAGCCTTTTCCCATTGATATCGGCTGTTTCTGCGGGGACAGGCACTTTGTGTATATTGCAGCGTTCGGGGCCTTTACAGAGGTTTCCTATTTAACCCCTCAGGATAAGAAGAATGTCCTGGGGCATCAGGCGTATATGCTGGAAGGCATGAAGAGCCTGGCTTCCATACAGTCCTATGAGCTGCGGATTGAGTGTGAAGAACTCACGCTGGAAGGGGAGTTTATTTTCGGCATGATAACCAATACCATGAGCGTCGGGGGCTTTAAAGGGCTTGTGACACAGGATGTGGCTCTTGACGACGGTGAATTTGAAGTGCTGTTAATACGGACACCCAAAACTCCTCTGGATTTGACAAATATCATTAATTACATGTTTCTGAAGGAAGAACCAAATGAATACGTCCATAAATTTCGGACAAGGTCTTTGAGAATTCTCTCAAAAGAGCCTATTGACTGGGTATTAGATGGGGAATTTGGCGGGACCAGGAGGGAAGTAAACATCATAAATTTAAAGAAAAGAATCCGTATTATGAGAAAAACGCCGAAAAAGCTATAA